The Pelodiscus sinensis isolate JC-2024 chromosome 30, ASM4963464v1, whole genome shotgun sequence genome has a window encoding:
- the LOC102448707 gene encoding olfactory receptor 14A16-like, which yields MLRKKMSNQTNVTEFFLRGFSDVRELQILHFVLFLVIYLVGLVGNLLIITVVALDHRLHTPMYFFLGNLSILDLSSISVIIPKSMANSLLDTRSISYPACVTQMFLFMFFDTAGLGILTTMAYDRYVAICHPLHYEQVMNRRVCVHMAASAWVSSLLYSALHTGNTFAVSFCGGHMVDQFFCDVPQLLKLACPDSDQGENGVIVFSACLVLSCFVFIIVSYVQIFRAVLRIPSEQGRHKAFSTCLPHLTVVSLFILTGAFAYLKPTSSSTSLLDLVLDVFYSVVPPVLNPVIYSMRNKEIKAALWKLTGWRLSMAQKMSLLRL from the coding sequence atgctgaggaaGAAAATGTCCAACCAAACCAACGTGACTGAGTTCTTTCTCCGGGGCTTCTCTGATGTCCGGGAGCTGCAGATTTTGCACTTTGTGTTATTTCTAGTGATATATCTGGTGGGTTTGGTGGGGAACCTTCTCATCATCACAGTCGTAGCCCTTGACCACCGTCTGCACACCCctatgtacttcttcctggggaacctGTCCATCCTGGACCTCAGCTCCATCTCTGTCATCATCCCCAAATCCATGGCCAACTCCCTCCTGGATACCAGGTCGATTTCCTACCCTGCCTGTGTCACACAAATGTTTTTATTCATGTTCTTTGATACAGCTGGTCTTGGCATCCTGACCACCATGGCCTATGAccggtacgtggccatctgccacccactGCACTATGAGCAGGTGATGAACCGGAGAGTCTGTGTCCACATGGCTGCCAGTGCCTGGGTCAGTAGtttgctctactctgccctgCACACTGGGAACACCTTTGCTGTCTCCTTCTGTGGTGGCCACATGGTGGATCAGTTCTTCTGTGACGTCCCCCAGCTGCTCAAACTGGCCTGCCCGGACTCCGACCAGGGTGAAAACGGGGTTATTGTCTTTAGTGCCTGCTTAGTCTTAAGCTGCTTTGTTTTCATCATTGTGTCGTACGTTCAGATCTTCAGAGCGGTGCTGAGAATCCcctcggagcagggccggcacaaagccttctccacctgcctcccccacctcactgtgGTCTCCTTGTTTATTTTAACTGGTGCCTTTGCCTACCTGAAACCCACCTCCAGCTCCACATCCCTCCTGGACCTCGTGCTGGACGTTTTCTATTCTGTGGTGCCTCCCGTGCTGAACCCCGTCATCTACAGCATGAGGAACAAGGAGATCAAAGCTGCCCTGTGGAAATTGACTGGGTGGAGATTATCCATGGCACAGAAAATGTCCCTCTTACGCCTCTGA